Within the Scomber scombrus chromosome 4, fScoSco1.1, whole genome shotgun sequence genome, the region agagaccgcgcgcgagagagagagggagaggagagagagagagagagagagagagagagagagagagagagagagagagagagagagagagagagagagagagatcagaaAGAGGagtggggtgggtggggggacTGCATGGAGTGGAGGATTGTGCATCAGTCTACTGGCGCTCAAATGGGTTATTGCGCACACAGCAGGCTGAACCAGCAGCGGCTCCAACTATGAACCAAGTGTGAAGGCGTCCTAATTCTGAGCGTCGGACGGAGATCAGGGGTCTGGACCGCTGCGGAAACTTGCCTCTATTTGATTTTCTCCTCCAGCCTAAGTGATGCTCAGTATGCGGATCGACTCTGAGGCTGCATGAACTGCGAACATTTTCACATCTAGGGCAGTTTAATGTGCTCTTCATCCTTTCATTTCAGAAGATTACTCCTTCTCTCACTGGCGATGGGTAAGTCATTATGTTCCTCAAAATTTAGTGACACAGTTTCTCTCCCTTTTCAGGCTATTGAGCTGAGAATACAGCTCTCATCAGTTTTTACAGACATATGCTCATTAAACtggattttattgtatttcttgCACATAACAAAGAgggctgctttttaaaattattataacCATAACAATACCAACTTTACTTGTATAGCAGTTTTCAAAACAATATAAAGTGCATTGGAGCAGAttaaaagcaaagcaaacaaacaaaaccactcAAAATCCAACcataatgaatataaaatagGCTTACAGCAGAGTATATATATTGAGAACAGGAAAAAGCCTGTCTGTACAGATGTGTTAAGGAAAGACCTGAAGGTTGAAACTGATGTGATGAGTCTAAGTTCCTCTGGTGAGGCGTTCCTTGACTGCAAATGTTCTGTCACCTCTAACCTTGAATCTAGGAACAGCCAATAGATCCCTGCCAGAGAGGCTCAAACTGCAATTTGGTTCATAAGGGGTGAGGAGTTCAGAGATGTGTTTTGGAGCAAGACCACATTTAGCATTGAGagtaatttaaatgtaaaaaatgaacaGGTTGCCAGAAAAGAGAGGCCAACAGAGGGGTGATGTgatcacatttaaatgaattagtTAAAATCCTCACTGCTGCATTCTGTACTagctgcagacaggaaacagaactTTGGCTCCAGCAGAATTACAGCAGTCAAACCCAGACAAGATAAAAGCATGGATGATTTTCTGCAGGTTAGCAAAGGATAAAAGCACTGTATTTTTCACTTAAGTGAAATAGCAGGACTGTACTGTATTCTTGACTTGGGCATGAAAGCTAAGGTCGACCTAGCAACAGGTTTTTAGTATTTAGACGAGTGGCATCATTATTGCCTTTGTCCTCCACATGATTATCTGTCTGAATATTTTCACATAACCATACCTTAAAAGAgcagtgtgtataatttaaTGGCCATAGcgaatggacttggcagaaaactaatataatattcataagtacgttttaattagtgtgtaataACCTGataataagaatcattgtgtttttgtcactttaaaattagccctcttccatggagcccaccatgttgcactgccatatCAGTATTTTCCATGTTTTTCGTGAGTTTTGCAGCCACTACACACTTAAAAGGTGGTGGCACTGCtcgatgccactaaatcctacacactagACCTTTGAAAGTAGCTAACATTAGACTCCTAAAATAAATTCTTCATGAGGCAGGTCTGGTGTTTCACTCATCAGACAATAAGTTGCTCCTCATTACGCGACTGCGTGTTTGAAGACTGAAGTTCTCACCTTTACTTATTTAAACTATGTTTGAGCACACATTCTTCTACATCCAGTCATCCTTTTGATTGCCTCTGCCCCACTCTACCCCCAACAGGTTCTGTGATGTTGGACTGGAGGTTATCATGTCTTCTTCTGCATGCAGCTGTTTTGCTGCTGCTCAGCAAGGGGGAGAGGATGTGCCCTGCAAGTTGTCGCTGTGAAGGAAAGATTGTTTATTGCGAATCTGGCATCTTCCAAGACATCCCAGAAAACATCACCACAGGATGCCAAGGTCTGTCTCTGCGTTATAACAACCTGCTGGTTCTGTTGCCATACCAGTTTGCTCATCTAAATCAGCTCATCTGGCTTTACTTGGACCACAATTCAATCAATTCTATAGATGCTCTAGCCTTCCATGGTGTTCGCAGGCTCAAAGAACTGATTCTCAGTTCCAACAAAATAACCCATCTGCACAATAACACATTCAGTGCCATACCAAATCTGCGAAATCTGGACTTATCCTATAATCAGCTGCAATCTCTACAGCCTGGACATTTTTATGGCCTACGTAAGCTACAAAACCTCCATCTTCGATCTAATGGACTAAAACAGATCCTAGTTCGCACATTTCTGGAATGCCGTAGCCTGGAGTTTCTAGACTTGGGTTATAATCGCCTTCGGAGCCTCACACGCACAACATTTTTAGGGCTGTTCAAGTTGAAAGAGCTTCATTTAGAGCACAATCAATTTTCTAGGattaatttcttcattttccCACGCCTTACCAACCTGCAGGCTCTTTATTTGCAGTGGAACCGCATACGATCCATCAATCAAGGCATGCCCTGGACCTGGCACAAACTACAGAGATTGGACCTTTCTGGGAATGAAATCCAAATGTTGGACCCAGCTGTTTTTCAATGTATGCCAAACTTACAAATTCTCAACCTTGAATCAAACAAACTCAGTAGTGTGCCAGTGGAAGCTGTGGCAGCCTGGACTTCACTGACAATTATCAGCCTGGCTGGTAATGCCTGGGACTGCAGCCCTAGCATCTGTCCACTCATGGGATGGCTCCAAACCTTCAGAGACTCCAAAGACATCAGCATGATATGCAGCAGTCCCAAGTCTGTGCAGGGCGAAAGGGTCGTGGATGTAGTGAGGAACCAGTCAACGTGTGTGGATGTGGGAAATCCATTCTCAACCACTGCTTTCATTATTCTGACTAAAACCCCAGTTGTGAACATCACAACTCACCCCTCTCCAAGTGGCATTACGGAGCTGGCTCGTACTGAGTCACCTGTACAGAGATTAACGCCCTCACCTGTCCGCCCTAGCtggaaagagggaaagacaaCAGAGTCCACAACCCTGAGCACCACATCACCCATCTCCCCAGAAGCCCCTACATCGTTTATCCCAGAGCTACCGTTTGAACATATGGCTTTCCATAAAATCATTGCAGGCAGCGTAGCCCTGTTTCTGTCAGTGTCATTGATCCTCTTGGTTATTTATGTCTCATGGAGACGCTACCCCAACACCATgaggcagctgcagcagcactcAGTCAACCATAAGCGCAGGAAAAAGGCTCGGAAGCAGGAGCAGGACCTGAACTCTCAGTTGCAAGAATACTATCTGAGCTACCACTCAAACTCAGAGACAATGGACTCCCTGGTGAATGAGACAAGGCCGTGCACGTGCACCATATCAGGGTCCATAGAATGTGAGGTCTGAGTTGCTCACCCCACCTTAAGAGAATAAAAGTGCAGTCACTGAGCagaagtaaatgtttttttccccccatgagATGAAGTGGTTGTATCTCTAATTTGAGATGATAGATTCTGCAGCACTAAAGAAAATACTTGGGGGCATATTACAATATAATTATGTGCACAGAAGAGAAGACTGGAATGGAGAGATATATTTGGAGAGAGCTAATTATCGCCCTGACTGACAGGAGAACGGTGGCAGGGTCAGCCAGGTTAGCTGTATATGATCTAACAAAACCAGTGGACCTCTGCTACAGTAGAactctgcagagagagagtgaccTTATTCTTAGTCAGACTATATCGCCATAAGACATATGAACCAACCAAGCCACTTTCTACTTGCTTTTTTATTATGTAGCTTGTAAAGCATTTAGGGTGTATGTGAGCATCTTTTTGTGTATGcttgtgtctgagtgtgtgtgtgtgtgtgtgtgtgtgtgtgtgtgtgtgtgtgtgtgtgtgtgtgtgtgtgtgtgtgtgtgtgtgtgtgtgtgtgtgtgtgtgtgtgtgtgtgaatttataGTCTAATTTCC harbors:
- the lrrtm4l2 gene encoding leucine-rich repeat transmembrane neuronal protein 4 — encoded protein: MGSVMLDWRLSCLLLHAAVLLLLSKGERMCPASCRCEGKIVYCESGIFQDIPENITTGCQGLSLRYNNLLVLLPYQFAHLNQLIWLYLDHNSINSIDALAFHGVRRLKELILSSNKITHLHNNTFSAIPNLRNLDLSYNQLQSLQPGHFYGLRKLQNLHLRSNGLKQILVRTFLECRSLEFLDLGYNRLRSLTRTTFLGLFKLKELHLEHNQFSRINFFIFPRLTNLQALYLQWNRIRSINQGMPWTWHKLQRLDLSGNEIQMLDPAVFQCMPNLQILNLESNKLSSVPVEAVAAWTSLTIISLAGNAWDCSPSICPLMGWLQTFRDSKDISMICSSPKSVQGERVVDVVRNQSTCVDVGNPFSTTAFIILTKTPVVNITTHPSPSGITELARTESPVQRLTPSPVRPSWKEGKTTESTTLSTTSPISPEAPTSFIPELPFEHMAFHKIIAGSVALFLSVSLILLVIYVSWRRYPNTMRQLQQHSVNHKRRKKARKQEQDLNSQLQEYYLSYHSNSETMDSLVNETRPCTCTISGSIECEV